GATGATCGTCTATGACGATCTCGAGCCCAGCGAAAAGATCAAGGTCTATGACAAAGGTATCACCATGTGCCCAAATTCTCAGTCCTACGGCGAGAAGGTGCATCAGATGCTGGTCGGCTACCGCAGCGGCGACATGTGGGCGCCCAAGCTGGATATGACCGAGGCGCTGAAACGCGAACTCGATCAATTCGTCGAGTGCGTCGAGCAAAACTTGCGCCCCATTACCGATGGACTCGCCGGGCTGCGTGTCGTTCGCATTCTTGAAGCGGCGAGCCGATCGCTCGCCCAGCGCGGTCGTATCGTCGAGCTCGAAGAGGCGAGGCGCATTGCATGATCCCCTTTCTGGACCTCAAAGCACAATATCAATCCATCAAGAGCGAAATCGACGCCGCCGTGCTCGGCGTGCTCGCCTCTGGGCAATACATACTGGGCGAGGAAGTCATCCGCCTCGAGCAGGAATTCGCGGATTATTGCAACGTCAAACACGCGATCGCCGTCAACACCGGGACGAGTGCCCTGCATCTGTCTTTGCTTGCGGCGGGCGTTGGTCCCGGCGACGAAGTCATCACCGTGCCATTCACCTTCGTCGCGACCGTGTCGGCGATCTGCTACACGGGCGCAACACCCGTATTCGTTGATGTCGAGCCCGTGACGCTCACGATGGATCCGGCTCAGCTCGAGGCGAAGATCACATCCCGGACCAAGGCGATCATCCCCGTCCATCTCTACGGCCAGATGGCCGACATGGATGGCATCATGGCAGTCGCCGACCACTATCGGATTCCGGTCATCGAGGACGCCTGCCAGGCACATGGCGCTCGGTATAAGGGCGCGCGCGCCGGCAGCATCGGCGCATCCGGCTGCTTCAGTTTCTACCCGGGCAAGAATCTTGGCGCCTGCGGCGAAGGCGGCATCGCCGTCACGAACAGCGACGATCAGGCCAAGACTATGCGCATGCTGCGCGACTGGGGTCAGGAACAGCGCTATTACCACCTGCTGAAGGGCTTCAACTATCGCATGGACGCCATCCAGGGAGCCATTCTGCGCGTTAAGCTCCGGCATCTCGAAGCCTGGACCGAAGCCCGTCGTTCGCATGGCCGCCGCTACTCCTCGCTGCTTGCAGGATCGCCACACTTGCGAACGCCTGTGGAAGCGGCCGAGCGGCGGCATGTCTACCATGTCTACGCCGTCAGAAGCCACGATCGCGACGGTCTGCAGCGTGTGCTCACGGCAGAGGGCATTCCGTCCGGTTTGCACTATCCGATCCCGGTTCATTTGCAGAAGGCCCATGCCGACCTCGGTTACCAAGCTGGCGACTTCCCGGTCTCGGAAGCCGCCGCAGGAGAGGTTCTCTCCTTGCCGATCTACCCTGAAATGCCCGTCCAGCATGTCGATCAGGTCGCGGCTGCGCTGGAGTATGCCTATGTCAGCTAATCCACGCGAGGCTCGCGTCGTGCAGGCTGTTCACGGCCGCAGCCGGAAGCCAGCAGATCCGGCCTATCAGGCGGGGCTCGCCGAAGAGCTCAGGCAGTCATATGGGCGCGCCGGCCTGATCGAACTCTACGGCCGCTTCGCGACAGGCGACGGCGTCGTCGACTCGCTGATGCGCAAAGCCATCTGGCAGGCTATCACACGGCGCTGCGGCGAAGGTCTGCAGGTCGCAAGCGGCGCCGGTTTCAAACATCCGGAAACTTTCGAAATCGGCGATGGCGTGTTCATCGGCGCTCAGGCCTACATCCAGGGACGCTACGATGGCACCTGCGTCATCGGCGACAATGTCTGGATCGGCCCGATGGCCTATTTCGACGCGCGCGACCTGGTGATCGAGGATTCTGTCGGGTGGGGGCCGGGCGCCAAGGTGCTTGGCTCTACCCACACGGCACTGCCAATAGACGTGCCGATCATCCGCACCGATCTTGAAATCAGGCCGGTACGTATCTGTGCAGAGGCCGATATCGGGACGAATGCGACGATTCTTCCCGGGGTGACCATCGGAAAGGGGGCAATCGTAGGAGCGGGGGCAGTCGTTGTTTCCGACGTCGAGCCGTTCTCCGTTGCTGCCGGCGTACCGGCAAAATTCATACGTTGGCGTTCGGAGAATGATCCGATGACGAACATGTCGCGTGAGGGAAGATCATGAGAAACAAACGGGTGCTCATCACCGGCGGTGCCGGTCTGATCGGTTCGCATATTGCCGATCTTGTTGCATTGGAAAAACCTCGCGAGATCATCGTCCTCGACAATTTCGTGCGTGGGCGCCGGGACAATCTCAGCACGGCAATATCAAGCGGCTCCGTCAACATCATCGAAGGCGATATCCGCGACAGGGCACTGCTGGCGAAGACCTTCGCAGGCATCGACATCGTCTTTCACCAGGCGGCGATCCGAATAACGCAGTGCGCCGAAGACCCGCGGCTCGCTTTCGATGTTCTTGCCGAAGGCACGTTCAACGTCCTCGAAGCTGCCGTGAAGGCAGGCGTGTCGAAGGTCGTTGCTGCTTCCTCCGCATCGGTGCTGGGGCTGGCCGAAAGCTTCCCGACCACCGAGGCGCATCACCCCTACAATAACCGGACGATCTATGGTGCGGCCAAGACCTTCAACGAGGGTCTATTGCGCAGCTTCGCGGAAATGTATGGCCTGCGCTATGTGGCGCTGCGTTATTTCAACGTCTATGGGCCACGAATGGACGTTTACGGCGCCTACACGGAAGTGCTGATCCGTTGGATGGAGCGCCTTGCGGCTGGAATGCCGCCGCTCATTTATGGAGACGGCAGCCAGACGATGGACTTCGTCGATGCACGCGATATCGCGCGGGCAAACATTCTCGCCGCGAAGAGCGACGTCACGGACGAAGTATTCAATGTCGCGAGCGGCCAGGAAATAAGCCTCCTGGAACTTGCTCAGATGCTGAGCAGCGTCATGGGCGTTTCACTCGAGCCACAGCACAAGGAGGCCCGGACCGTCAACGGCGTAACCCGTCGTCTCGCTGATATCAGCAAGGCCGAACGGCTCCTCGGTTTCAAGGCGGAGATATCAATGGAACAGGGGCTTCGCGATCTCGTTGCCTGGTGGCAGCAGCAGACCGCCGCGGGAGGGGCGGCAGCATGAGCTCATCTCAATCCACAATTCCAGTCGCCAAGCCCGTGCTTGGAGAGGAAGAGGCCGAGGCCGCGCGCCGGGTCATCCTGTCGGGGTGGGTCACGCAGGGGCCGGAAGTCGCGGCATTTGAGAAGGAATTCGCGGCCTTCGTCGGCACAGAGCACGCCTGCGCCGTTTCCAACTGCACGACCGCGCTACATCTCGCCTTGATGGCGGTTGGCGTAGGTTCCGGTGACGAAGTCATCACGGTCAGCCATTCATTCATCGCCACCGCGAACGCCGTTCGATATTGCGATGCGGTCCCCGTTTTCGTCGACATCGAAGCGGACGGTTACAACATCGACCCCGGCCTGATCGAAACGGCGATTACGCCACGCACCAAGGCAATCCTGTGCGTGCATCAGCTCGGCATGCCATGCGATCTCCGTTCGATCGTGGAAATCGGCAAGCGCCATTCGATACCGGTTATCGAGGACGCGGCCTGCGCGACGGGAAGCGAAATCCTGTGGAAAGGGCGCTGGGAAAAGATCGGCAAACCGCATGGCGATATTGCCTGTTTCTCCTTCCATCCCCGAAAGGTTGTCACCACGGGTGATGGCGGCATGCTGACGACGGCGAACCCGGACTATGACCGAAAATTCCGGCTGTGGCGCCAGCATGGCATGAGCGTCACCGACGCTGTCCGCCACGGCTCCAAACAGGTGATCTTCGAGGATTATGATGAGCTCGGCTACAACTACCGTATGACCGACCTACAGGCGGCGGTCGGACGGGTTCAACTGCGGCGGCTGCCGGAGCTGGTTGCGCAGCGACGGAAATTTGCATTGCAGTATTGCGAGGGGCTGTCCACGATCCCAGGTCTCTCGATTCCGGCCGAACCTGCCTGGGCTCGCAGCAACTGGCAAAGCTTCTGCGTGAGATTGTCTGATGAAATCGACCAGCGAGCAGTCATGCAAGCGCTGCTCGATCAGGGGATATCGACGCGGCGCGGCGTGATGAACATTCACCTGGAGGGGGCCTATTGTGACCAAAGCTCCCATCGCGCCGCCACCAGCCTGGCGCGAAGCATATCGGCGCAGCAACAAACCATCATCCTGCCGCTTTATGCTCAGATGACGGAGGTCGATATCGTCAGGGTCGTGGAGGCATTGCGCCAGGCCCTTGCCGACGTCAGCACCGGGCGCGTCGTCCGGCAGCCTGAGCAGGATGTCGTACATGCCTGACTGAAGTGTGACGCCGGCACACTCCGGCATGTCGATACAACATCGGGAAAGCGTGCATCATCTGATGCGCGCTTTTTCCTCATGCGGATTTCGTTATCCACCCTCTGATGATTGCGGGCACCGACTCCGGCGGAAGCAGTTCGACCAGCATGCGCAGCGAGTAAAGCCCGGTCACGACGACGGCGGCGCAGCCAATCACCATGGCCGACCATGGCGGCAACAGTGAAAAGGTCGAGACGACCATTCCCGATGTAGGCAGGAAGAGAAGCGCGTGCCTGCGATTAGCGCGCGACCAGCGAAAGCCGGTGAGGCGACGCACGATTACATAGATCAGAATACCATGCCAGATGTAGAGGCCGAAGAACGCCATGCCGGCTCCTGTCGTGCCGAACTTTGATACGAAGAGCCATGCCAGCCCCACATGCACCAGCGTTGCCGCGACCTCCGTCCAGAAGAAGATCGTCTGTGCGCCCTTCGCCAAGACGATGAAACCCATTGGCCAGGCGACGATCCTGAGCATCATCCCAAGGCAGATCCAGCGCAGGAGCTCCACAGCCCCGTGAAACTCCGCGGAATAGAACATGCTCATCACGAGCGGCGCCAAAGTCAAAGTGGCGATCAGACCGGGGCCGGCCAGCAGCATGCTGATTTCCGCCTGCTCATTGACCAGCCGGTTGCACTCGGGATTATTGTCTGCGATTGCGGTCAGGCGCGGATAGAAGTCCGTTCCCATCGCCTGCAAAATGAAACCGGCATAGAGACCGCCAAGCGCCCAGGCTGCCTGGTACAATCCCGCCGCCTGGACACTCCCTTCATTCAGCACGATGATGCGGATGGCGTAGGCCGCGCCAAAGGTCAGAAGTCCACTTGCCATGAAAGCGATGCCGAGCCTGAACAGGGCTTTCGCTTCCCGGCCGAACTGGCGCGCCGACATCGGCGGTGGCTGCGTGGATATTTGTTTGCTGTACCACCAGGTGGGAAGGACCGCGACGGCCGCGATCGCCACGAGAGAAGGTACGATCGCCTTTTCGCCGAACAGATAGATCAACGGGATGGTGACGATCGTGCCGAAGAGCCCCGAAAGCACGTTGATCCGGGCGAGATTTGCAATGCCTCGCAAGCCCTGAATCAACGCAGTCTGCCCGGCAGACACGATGCGAAAGAATACGGCGAGGGAGAGCAGCCCAATCCCGCCGACGTGCTGGTAATCGCCGAACGTGAGTTTCGACACCGGAAAAGCCAGCGCCGCAAGCAAAAGCCCGCCAAGCAGCCCGAGCACCAGAGAGATGCGTCTGAGCGCTGTCGCCGACCGCGCGATCTTCTCTCCGTCGCCGGCGCCCGCCGCCTCGGCGACCCGGCGCACCCCGCTGCCGCTCACACCCAGACCAGCTATCGCTTGCGCTATATCCAGGATAGCCCCGTAAAGACCGAGAAGCCCCACACCTTCAGGACCGAGCAGAAGGGCAAGCGCCTTGTTGCGAACGATGCTAAGAGCGACATTCACCATTGAGGAGCCGCCCATCAGCATCGTCGACTTCAAGATCTGGGTATAAGACTGACCGCTGGGTGGGATCATGCGCAAGGTCATGGGATATCCCCAGCTGCTTCTATCCTGTCGGGCAGGATCTCTGGCGCGTTGTTTCGGGCTTGGTGCCCAACGCAGCTGCGGAGATGCGCCGCGCGCGCGGTCTTCCTGAGGCGGTCATATCGCTCGTAATCTTCGAGCCGGCAGGATCTCATCTCTGCCGGTCTATTCACGGCCGCTTTCACCTTGATCGTGCTTTCGCCACAGGTCACTGGCTTGCCCGATTCGCGAGCGTCTCTGGCCCCTTCTCCGCAGATTGATCGGAGGTGGGCTCGGACGGCTCGCCCGGAATGCGCGGCCGAACAACTCTCACCACGTCACCCGGCGCCAGCGTCGTCGTTTCCAAGGCTTGGAACTGGTCGATTCGTCCTTTATTCCGCCGGCTGACGGTAAAAGTGATCGGGAGGAGTTCCTCGCTGCGGCTTTTCAAGCCATCGCCGGCAGCGAGTTCATCGATCAGCAGCTTCTGCGTCATCTCACGCTTCATTTTGAGCTGATCGAGATTTGCCCGTTCCGCCTGCGCTTCGACCGCGACTTCGCTCCGACGCGTGTCGGACAGCCCCTCGAGATTCCGCGTTGTCTCGCTGACTGCCTGACGACCTCGCATGATGGCGGTAACGAGGTCGAGCTTGTCGGAGCGGTAGGTCGTCAGCAGGCGTTCCAGGTCCAGCTGCCTTGACGAGATCGTGAGGCCTTTCTGCACCAGGGACTTAACGCTGGTCAGCTGGTCCTCGACCGATTTGATATTCTCGTCTGCGCCCACCAGTTTCTCTTCCAAAGTCGAGATCTCGGTGGTCAAAAGCTCGCGCAATTCCGTGAGCGCCTTTGACTGCCTCTCCAGCGCACTTGCACGAGCTTGGAAAATAACCCTCTCCTCATTGTATATCCCACTGGAAAATTGCTGATCGGCGCCGGTCGTCTGATCAAAGGTAATCTCCTTCGCGCCGGCCATCTCGGCCTGAAGTCGCGACAGTTTCGCGGTGCTGCGCAGGATAGAATGATCGATTTCCCGCAATTCGCCGGCGAGCTTGATCGATGCCGTTTCCAGCGGAGTTTTAGCGCGAAACGGGCCGCCGCTCATTGCCAGGGATTGCAGAACGGTAAGCCCGGGGCGAAATTTATACTCTCCGGGTGTGGTGACGTCTCCCACAACATAGATTGGCGGATATTCGAGAATTTCGATCGTTACCGCGGGTGGCTGAATCAACCCGATTTTTTCCTGCAGACGCTTGGCGATCTCGTTCGTGAGAGCGGTGTTTTCGAGATTGCCGACGGAAACGGATCCGAGAAAAGGCAGGAAAACCGTGCCCTCAGCCGACACCGTGTATTCGCCGCCAAGCGCGTCCCATCGTTCATATTGGCCTTTGGACTGCATCCATTGGACGATCGTCAGACGGATTTTTGTCTGTGGAGCAAAGAACGCGCCGTCGGCGAGAGCCGGCGAGGCTCCGGCAATAAAGGCGAGTGCGCCGACGACAAACGTCGTGCGAAAGAGCAGCTGGGGGATGCGGTGCGATGAATTCATATACATATCTCGCCTGCGAAACACCCTTGAACGGATGCTGATCCAATGCCTTCACGCTGTTCGACCGCCGGCCGGCAGGTCCGAAGCACATCGTTAGTGTGCAGTCTGGCGAAGGCTTGAGGAAGGTGAAGGTCGTTTGCTTTGCCTCATCACTATTGATGAGATGGGGGCGGGTGCCTCAGTCTAAATCGAGCAGGAGCGTATATCTCGGAGAGGTATCATCCTGGAAAATCACGAGATCATGCACGCAGGAATAGGCGCGCTCGCCGCAAAGGATCGCGATCGCATGCTCGTGCCGGATTGAAGACTCCGCGATGCAGACGGCCTTTGCCATCGCTTGTTCGACCCGGTGCGTTGCTTCTTGCCTGGGCGTTTCCACCGTCAGTGCCGCCATGTGATGATGATGGACGATCACCGCCGCGGCTTGAGGCCCTGCATCGGACGGGGCGAAGCGTCGCGGCCCCGACGCGTCATTGGTTCATACAACGGGCGTTGCCCAAAGGATGCCGCCTGTAAAGCGAAAGGCGTAGGATATACTCGCGAAGTTTTCGACTATACTTGCGGGTCTCGTGTCAAACGATCCTAATAGATTTGATCCTTTAAATTTCGCGAGAGGTTCTTGCCATGTATCGCAATTCTCGCCGGTGGACTTCGCGCTCATTCCTGGTGGATTCCTTAGTGCCTCGATGGTTGACCGTCGGCGGAAAGGAAAGACCGCGCAAACCTGCCGAAAAGCATGCCGAAAAGCATAAGGATAGTGCTCAACTTGCGGCATCGGTGCAAACCGCCGATGAACACAAGCAGGGCACCCTTGCCGACGATCCCTATAAGGATGTGGCCCTCAACGAGCATGAGGGCGGGCAGAGAGCACACGTGAACGGCGCCGCGGACAACGGCCTCGAAGAGCGGCCCTTGCCTGACACTTTCGCAACGCCTGGCGAAATGGGAATTCCAAGCGGTGATGCGGCCGCGCTGTCAGCTCTCATGCCGGATTTTGCGAGTTTCCCGG
This DNA window, taken from Rhizobium etli CFN 42, encodes the following:
- a CDS encoding DegT/DnrJ/EryC1/StrS family aminotransferase: MIPFLDLKAQYQSIKSEIDAAVLGVLASGQYILGEEVIRLEQEFADYCNVKHAIAVNTGTSALHLSLLAAGVGPGDEVITVPFTFVATVSAICYTGATPVFVDVEPVTLTMDPAQLEAKITSRTKAIIPVHLYGQMADMDGIMAVADHYRIPVIEDACQAHGARYKGARAGSIGASGCFSFYPGKNLGACGEGGIAVTNSDDQAKTMRMLRDWGQEQRYYHLLKGFNYRMDAIQGAILRVKLRHLEAWTEARRSHGRRYSSLLAGSPHLRTPVEAAERRHVYHVYAVRSHDRDGLQRVLTAEGIPSGLHYPIPVHLQKAHADLGYQAGDFPVSEAAAGEVLSLPIYPEMPVQHVDQVAAALEYAYVS
- a CDS encoding DegT/DnrJ/EryC1/StrS family aminotransferase — encoded protein: MSSSQSTIPVAKPVLGEEEAEAARRVILSGWVTQGPEVAAFEKEFAAFVGTEHACAVSNCTTALHLALMAVGVGSGDEVITVSHSFIATANAVRYCDAVPVFVDIEADGYNIDPGLIETAITPRTKAILCVHQLGMPCDLRSIVEIGKRHSIPVIEDAACATGSEILWKGRWEKIGKPHGDIACFSFHPRKVVTTGDGGMLTTANPDYDRKFRLWRQHGMSVTDAVRHGSKQVIFEDYDELGYNYRMTDLQAAVGRVQLRRLPELVAQRRKFALQYCEGLSTIPGLSIPAEPAWARSNWQSFCVRLSDEIDQRAVMQALLDQGISTRRGVMNIHLEGAYCDQSSHRAATSLARSISAQQQTIILPLYAQMTEVDIVRVVEALRQALADVSTGRVVRQPEQDVVHA
- a CDS encoding acyltransferase, coding for MSANPREARVVQAVHGRSRKPADPAYQAGLAEELRQSYGRAGLIELYGRFATGDGVVDSLMRKAIWQAITRRCGEGLQVASGAGFKHPETFEIGDGVFIGAQAYIQGRYDGTCVIGDNVWIGPMAYFDARDLVIEDSVGWGPGAKVLGSTHTALPIDVPIIRTDLEIRPVRICAEADIGTNATILPGVTIGKGAIVGAGAVVVSDVEPFSVAAGVPAKFIRWRSENDPMTNMSREGRS
- a CDS encoding NAD-dependent epimerase/dehydratase family protein, coding for MRNKRVLITGGAGLIGSHIADLVALEKPREIIVLDNFVRGRRDNLSTAISSGSVNIIEGDIRDRALLAKTFAGIDIVFHQAAIRITQCAEDPRLAFDVLAEGTFNVLEAAVKAGVSKVVAASSASVLGLAESFPTTEAHHPYNNRTIYGAAKTFNEGLLRSFAEMYGLRYVALRYFNVYGPRMDVYGAYTEVLIRWMERLAAGMPPLIYGDGSQTMDFVDARDIARANILAAKSDVTDEVFNVASGQEISLLELAQMLSSVMGVSLEPQHKEARTVNGVTRRLADISKAERLLGFKAEISMEQGLRDLVAWWQQQTAAGGAAA
- a CDS encoding polysaccharide biosynthesis/export family protein, producing the protein MNSSHRIPQLLFRTTFVVGALAFIAGASPALADGAFFAPQTKIRLTIVQWMQSKGQYERWDALGGEYTVSAEGTVFLPFLGSVSVGNLENTALTNEIAKRLQEKIGLIQPPAVTIEILEYPPIYVVGDVTTPGEYKFRPGLTVLQSLAMSGGPFRAKTPLETASIKLAGELREIDHSILRSTAKLSRLQAEMAGAKEITFDQTTGADQQFSSGIYNEERVIFQARASALERQSKALTELRELLTTEISTLEEKLVGADENIKSVEDQLTSVKSLVQKGLTISSRQLDLERLLTTYRSDKLDLVTAIMRGRQAVSETTRNLEGLSDTRRSEVAVEAQAERANLDQLKMKREMTQKLLIDELAAGDGLKSRSEELLPITFTVSRRNKGRIDQFQALETTTLAPGDVVRVVRPRIPGEPSEPTSDQSAEKGPETLANRASQ
- a CDS encoding O-antigen translocase; protein product: MTLRMIPPSGQSYTQILKSTMLMGGSSMVNVALSIVRNKALALLLGPEGVGLLGLYGAILDIAQAIAGLGVSGSGVRRVAEAAGAGDGEKIARSATALRRISLVLGLLGGLLLAALAFPVSKLTFGDYQHVGGIGLLSLAVFFRIVSAGQTALIQGLRGIANLARINVLSGLFGTIVTIPLIYLFGEKAIVPSLVAIAAVAVLPTWWYSKQISTQPPPMSARQFGREAKALFRLGIAFMASGLLTFGAAYAIRIIVLNEGSVQAAGLYQAAWALGGLYAGFILQAMGTDFYPRLTAIADNNPECNRLVNEQAEISMLLAGPGLIATLTLAPLVMSMFYSAEFHGAVELLRWICLGMMLRIVAWPMGFIVLAKGAQTIFFWTEVAATLVHVGLAWLFVSKFGTTGAGMAFFGLYIWHGILIYVIVRRLTGFRWSRANRRHALLFLPTSGMVVSTFSLLPPWSAMVIGCAAVVVTGLYSLRMLVELLPPESVPAIIRGWITKSA